One window of Flexivirga oryzae genomic DNA carries:
- a CDS encoding CDP-alcohol phosphatidyltransferase family protein, with protein sequence MQGLYALKPWYSRRLGRIVRFAVDRGISPDVFTLLGIAGALLAACCVALGWWLPAILMLAVRLGGANLDGAVARARGVSRPWGFVLNEIGDRCSDLIVFGGLFALAARSDGMASTPAVLVATAAVAATLPTTASLAAAGAGATRRNGGPFGKTERCLAMVVATAFPGVLGWVCAVILAGSLLTATVRLWAAHRELAEQVAG encoded by the coding sequence GTGCAAGGGCTCTACGCGCTCAAACCGTGGTACAGCCGGCGGCTGGGCCGCATCGTCCGGTTCGCCGTCGACCGGGGCATCTCCCCCGACGTCTTCACCCTGCTCGGTATCGCCGGGGCACTGCTCGCGGCCTGCTGTGTCGCGCTGGGCTGGTGGCTGCCGGCCATCCTCATGCTCGCGGTTCGCCTCGGCGGCGCCAACCTGGACGGCGCCGTGGCACGTGCACGAGGGGTGAGCAGGCCGTGGGGATTCGTGCTCAACGAGATCGGCGACCGCTGCTCCGACCTGATCGTCTTCGGTGGACTCTTCGCGCTCGCCGCCCGCAGCGACGGTATGGCGAGCACGCCGGCCGTGCTGGTTGCGACGGCTGCTGTCGCCGCCACCCTGCCGACAACCGCATCGCTGGCCGCGGCCGGTGCCGGAGCGACCCGGCGCAACGGCGGACCGTTCGGCAAGACCGAGCGCTGCCTGGCGATGGTTGTCGCGACCGCATTCCCCGGTGTGCTCGGGTGGGTGTGCGCAGTGATCCTCGCCGGTTCACTGCTCACCGCCACGGTGCGCCTGTGGGCGGCGCATCGTGAGCTCGCCGAGCAGGTGGCCGGATGA
- a CDS encoding phage tail protein, producing MSYAVDFKNVSTVGLESSPVAEALAGLRANEARYFKNKYVHTFTVEPAADAKQAIEWVSGILKDERDIVIGSPALEATEFEVDGIRMAYVFYESGLSINVMYTLADDGKRAVGFKLSDGMDVPEELGAFKFARQKSKLAGTIRGSYFVIKGAY from the coding sequence ATGTCCTACGCCGTTGACTTCAAGAACGTGTCCACCGTCGGCCTCGAGTCATCTCCGGTCGCGGAGGCGCTGGCCGGGCTGCGCGCCAATGAGGCGCGCTACTTCAAGAACAAGTACGTCCACACGTTCACGGTCGAGCCGGCCGCCGACGCGAAGCAGGCGATCGAGTGGGTCAGCGGCATCCTGAAGGACGAGCGGGACATCGTGATCGGGTCACCGGCGCTGGAGGCGACGGAGTTCGAGGTCGACGGCATCCGGATGGCGTATGTCTTCTACGAGAGCGGTCTGTCGATCAACGTGATGTACACGCTCGCCGACGACGGCAAGCGGGCCGTCGGCTTCAAGCTCTCCGACGGTATGGACGTGCCCGAGGAGCTCGGCGCGTTCAAGTTCGCGCGGCAGAAGTCGAAGCTGGCCGGCACCATCCGCGGCTCCTACTTCGTCATCAAGGGTGCGTACTGA
- the ilvA gene encoding threonine ammonia-lyase encodes MSTMPVTLQDVELARDGLTDVIRETPLEYSRAVSEKVGAQVLLKCENLQRAGSFKIRGAYTRMSRLSDDEKSRGVVAASAGNHAQGVALAAQLLGITSKVYMPVGAPMPKLQATRGYGAQVELVGATLDESMVHAKQWAADTGAVLIHPYDHRDIVAGQGTCGLEILQQCPEVRTIVVNIGGGGLIAGIACAAKALKPDVRIVGVQAEQAAAYPPSLAAGHPVALQRMATMADGIAVGLPGDIPFAIVEELVDEVVTVSEEALSRTMLFLLERAKLVVEPAGAAGVAVLLEGVIAQVEGPVVAVLSGGNIDPLLMMRIIRHGMAAAGRYLSVVVRMPDRPGSLAGLLAKFAAEDANVVEVRHARSEATLSVDEVEIEVEVETKGVEHREQLLAALRADGYQPTVA; translated from the coding sequence ATGAGCACGATGCCGGTGACCCTGCAGGACGTGGAGTTGGCGCGCGACGGCTTGACCGACGTCATCCGTGAGACGCCGCTGGAGTACTCCCGGGCGGTCTCCGAGAAGGTGGGTGCGCAGGTTCTGCTGAAGTGCGAAAACCTTCAGCGGGCAGGGTCTTTCAAGATCCGTGGCGCCTACACGCGGATGTCTCGGTTGTCCGACGACGAGAAGTCCCGCGGTGTGGTGGCCGCCAGCGCCGGTAACCACGCGCAGGGCGTCGCCCTGGCGGCGCAGCTGCTGGGCATCACGTCCAAGGTCTACATGCCGGTCGGTGCGCCGATGCCGAAGCTGCAGGCGACCCGCGGGTATGGCGCACAGGTCGAGCTGGTCGGCGCGACTCTCGATGAGTCGATGGTGCACGCGAAGCAGTGGGCTGCCGACACCGGAGCAGTGCTGATCCACCCGTACGACCACCGTGACATCGTCGCCGGCCAGGGCACCTGCGGTCTGGAGATCCTGCAGCAGTGCCCGGAGGTCCGCACCATCGTCGTCAACATCGGGGGCGGCGGTCTCATCGCGGGGATCGCTTGTGCCGCAAAGGCACTCAAGCCGGATGTGCGGATCGTCGGTGTGCAGGCGGAGCAGGCGGCCGCCTACCCGCCGTCCCTCGCCGCCGGCCACCCGGTCGCGCTGCAGCGGATGGCCACGATGGCCGACGGCATCGCGGTCGGCCTCCCCGGCGACATACCGTTCGCGATCGTGGAGGAGCTCGTCGACGAGGTCGTGACGGTCAGCGAGGAAGCTCTCTCGCGCACCATGCTCTTCCTGCTCGAGCGCGCGAAGCTGGTTGTCGAGCCGGCCGGGGCTGCCGGGGTGGCGGTGCTGCTCGAGGGCGTCATCGCCCAGGTCGAGGGCCCGGTCGTGGCCGTGCTGTCGGGCGGCAACATCGACCCGTTGCTGATGATGCGCATCATCCGGCACGGGATGGCGGCCGCGGGACGCTACCTGTCCGTGGTCGTGCGTATGCCGGACCGCCCCGGCTCCCTCGCGGGGCTGCTCGCGAAGTTCGCCGCCGAGGACGCCAACGTCGTCGAGGTGCGGCACGCACGCAGCGAGGCGACCTTGTCCGTCGACGAGGTCGAGATCGAGGTCGAAGTGGAGACCAAGGGCGTGGAGCACCGCGAGCAACTGCTCGCCGCGTTGCGGGCCGACGGTTACCAGCCGACCGTCGCCTGA
- a CDS encoding pyridoxamine 5'-phosphate oxidase family protein, with product MTRLEPTRSPEMMSHDRADLDRIFNDALVAHVGFVVGGSPVSMPTAAVLWGDRVVIHGSTGSRWMRTLARGVPASLSMAAVDGVVVARSAFESSVLYRSAVLFGSFTVLDGADKSTALRILTERILPGRTTEVRESSVKEHAATLLLAMPVTRWAVRISDDWPDDDEADLGTEVWAGHARFEPAAVRAVPAPGLAQGIPVPPSVAAIHGIG from the coding sequence ATGACTCGCCTCGAGCCGACGCGCTCTCCGGAGATGATGAGTCACGACCGGGCCGACCTCGACCGGATCTTCAACGACGCCCTCGTCGCGCACGTCGGCTTCGTGGTGGGCGGCTCACCGGTCTCCATGCCGACCGCGGCCGTGCTGTGGGGCGACCGGGTCGTGATCCACGGATCCACCGGATCGCGGTGGATGCGCACGCTGGCACGAGGGGTTCCGGCATCGCTGTCCATGGCGGCGGTGGACGGGGTGGTCGTCGCGCGATCTGCCTTCGAGTCCTCGGTGCTCTACCGCAGTGCGGTGCTCTTCGGGTCATTCACTGTGCTCGACGGCGCGGACAAGTCGACCGCGCTGCGGATCCTGACCGAACGCATCCTGCCCGGGAGGACCACTGAGGTGCGTGAGTCATCGGTGAAGGAACACGCGGCGACGCTGCTTCTCGCGATGCCGGTCACGAGGTGGGCGGTGCGCATCTCCGACGATTGGCCGGACGACGACGAGGCGGACCTGGGTACGGAGGTCTGGGCCGGGCACGCACGTTTCGAACCCGCTGCCGTCCGCGCCGTACCCGCTCCGGGGCTCGCACAGGGCATCCCCGTGCCACCGAGCGTCGCCGCCATCCACGGGATCGGCTGA
- a CDS encoding DHA2 family efflux MFS transporter permease subunit: MSTPVPISQLPSQQRADNGRWLILGVVCLAQLMVVLDATVVNIALPSAQRDLGFSDADRQWVVTAYSLAFGGLLLLGGRLSDLIGRERMLIGGMIGFACASALAGAATGFGMLIVGRAIQGALGAMLAPAALSTLTTTFTDSKERAKAFGVFGAIAGAGGAVGLVLGGLLTEYLDWRWTLFVNVVFALIAVPAALKLLTFHPRNRDVHIDVPGVVLASAGLVAIVYGFSQAESNGWNSIETYSLLIGGLVLLMAFVWLERRVAHPLLPMRIVTNRFRGGAYLTIGFSAMGMFAIFLFLTYFLQMLKGYSPVQTGLAFLPMIAALIGVSTGSSTLLATRVGPRVLIPIGLLVGGAGMAYLAWQLGADSSYVRVVLPALVIVGAGLGIVFSSAMNTATSGAVGSDAGVASAMVNTTQQVGGSIGTALLNTLAANALTTYLVDHAGDPAAKVEAAVHSYVVSFGAAAAIFAVAAIAASLVLPSGLIPAGKSDDVPTPASV; the protein is encoded by the coding sequence GTGAGTACCCCTGTGCCAATTTCGCAACTTCCGAGCCAACAGCGCGCCGACAACGGCAGATGGCTCATCCTCGGCGTGGTCTGCTTGGCCCAGCTGATGGTCGTGCTCGACGCGACCGTGGTGAACATCGCTTTGCCGTCGGCGCAACGTGACCTCGGATTCAGTGACGCCGACCGGCAATGGGTCGTGACGGCATACTCCTTGGCCTTCGGCGGGCTACTGCTGCTGGGTGGCCGGTTGTCCGACCTGATCGGCCGCGAACGGATGCTGATCGGCGGGATGATCGGCTTCGCCTGCGCGTCGGCATTGGCCGGTGCCGCAACAGGATTCGGCATGCTCATCGTCGGCCGCGCCATCCAGGGAGCGCTCGGCGCGATGCTTGCCCCGGCGGCCCTGTCCACGCTGACGACGACGTTCACCGATTCCAAGGAGCGCGCCAAAGCGTTCGGGGTGTTCGGCGCCATCGCAGGTGCCGGCGGCGCGGTCGGCCTGGTGCTCGGTGGGCTTCTCACCGAGTATCTGGACTGGCGGTGGACGCTGTTCGTGAACGTGGTCTTCGCCCTGATCGCCGTTCCGGCAGCCCTCAAACTGCTGACCTTCCACCCGCGCAACCGCGACGTGCACATCGACGTACCCGGCGTCGTCCTGGCGAGCGCCGGCCTGGTCGCGATCGTGTACGGATTCTCCCAAGCAGAGTCCAACGGATGGAACTCGATCGAGACCTACTCCCTGCTCATCGGTGGTCTGGTGTTGCTGATGGCCTTCGTCTGGCTCGAACGGCGTGTTGCACATCCCCTGCTGCCGATGCGGATCGTCACCAACCGGTTCCGCGGGGGCGCCTACCTCACGATCGGGTTCTCGGCGATGGGGATGTTCGCGATCTTCCTGTTCCTTACCTACTTCCTGCAGATGCTGAAGGGCTACTCCCCGGTGCAGACGGGGTTGGCGTTCCTGCCGATGATCGCGGCCCTGATCGGGGTGTCGACCGGTTCCAGCACGCTCCTGGCGACGCGTGTGGGCCCCCGGGTGCTCATCCCGATCGGGCTACTGGTCGGCGGAGCCGGGATGGCCTACCTGGCATGGCAGCTCGGGGCGGACTCCAGCTACGTGAGAGTGGTGCTGCCGGCGCTGGTGATCGTCGGTGCCGGCCTCGGGATCGTCTTCTCCAGTGCCATGAACACCGCCACCTCGGGGGCGGTCGGGTCGGACGCCGGCGTGGCGTCCGCGATGGTCAACACGACCCAACAGGTCGGCGGGTCGATCGGCACCGCCTTGCTCAACACGCTCGCAGCGAACGCCTTGACGACCTACCTCGTCGACCACGCCGGTGACCCGGCCGCCAAGGTCGAGGCCGCCGTGCACAGTTACGTGGTGTCGTTCGGCGCCGCCGCGGCCATCTTCGCTGTCGCCGCCATCGCCGCGAGCCTCGTCCTGCCGTCCGGCCTCATCCCGGCCGGCAAATCCGACGACGTACCCACCCCGGCATCCGTGTAG
- a CDS encoding TetR family transcriptional regulator, which yields MTLGELSMRERKKLRTREVLIRVSTDLVAEHGFDGVSVDQIAAAADISTRTFFNYFRTKEDAVVGWAPDELARVVDTIGEIPAGVSAFDALTQALREQLHRRRPNGDEVLKRMRVIAGDPRLLANQAGRFSELEHELVAALIARRGAGEGDGLREHVMVASVLATTRATLLAWGENGGRTPLEQYVDAALSELRTGFGDTADTEGSAAGRS from the coding sequence ATGACGTTGGGTGAGCTGAGCATGCGCGAGCGCAAGAAGCTGCGCACACGCGAAGTCCTGATCCGGGTCAGCACCGACCTGGTGGCGGAGCACGGTTTCGACGGTGTGTCGGTCGATCAGATCGCGGCGGCTGCGGACATCAGCACCCGCACGTTCTTCAACTACTTCCGGACGAAGGAAGACGCCGTGGTCGGCTGGGCACCGGACGAGTTGGCGCGCGTCGTCGACACCATCGGTGAAATACCCGCGGGTGTCAGTGCTTTCGACGCACTGACGCAGGCGCTGCGCGAGCAGCTCCATCGGCGCCGGCCCAACGGCGACGAGGTGTTGAAGCGCATGCGCGTCATTGCCGGCGATCCGCGGCTGCTCGCGAACCAGGCCGGTCGGTTCAGCGAACTGGAGCACGAGTTGGTCGCCGCCCTGATCGCCCGTCGGGGGGCCGGTGAAGGTGACGGCCTTCGCGAGCACGTCATGGTGGCATCGGTCCTGGCCACTACTCGCGCCACGCTCCTCGCGTGGGGTGAGAACGGCGGCCGAACGCCACTGGAGCAATACGTCGATGCGGCACTGTCCGAGCTCCGTACCGGCTTCGGTGACACCGCCGACACGGAAGGGTCCGCCGCCGGGCGTTCCTGA
- a CDS encoding TetR/AcrR family transcriptional regulator, with the protein MDTATETSSTRRRRRGPALDGALLDAAWEQLRSEGYAAFTIDAVARAVGTSRAVVYRRWPNRAALVLATVRAHTGTVVGHVPDTGSLAGDAVALLHEFADRIRQIGIDVAAGLFSELDEIPEETKVAPTAFREVVRQARARGEIGDSPVPDAVLAMPGMLLRYSMIAERTAPSDEELERIAHQLFVPLVHHHAPL; encoded by the coding sequence ATGGATACGGCCACCGAGACGTCTTCGACCCGCCGCCGACGACGCGGACCCGCGCTGGACGGCGCGCTGCTCGATGCCGCCTGGGAGCAGCTCCGGAGCGAGGGATACGCGGCATTCACCATCGATGCCGTCGCACGAGCGGTCGGCACGAGCCGCGCCGTCGTCTACCGTCGCTGGCCGAATCGAGCAGCGCTGGTGCTCGCCACCGTGCGCGCACACACCGGGACGGTCGTCGGGCACGTGCCCGACACCGGAAGCCTCGCCGGAGACGCCGTCGCCCTCCTTCACGAGTTCGCGGACCGCATCCGGCAGATCGGCATCGACGTCGCGGCCGGCCTGTTCAGCGAGCTCGACGAGATCCCCGAAGAGACCAAGGTCGCTCCGACCGCTTTCCGTGAGGTGGTCCGGCAGGCCCGCGCACGCGGCGAGATCGGCGACTCCCCCGTTCCCGACGCAGTGCTCGCCATGCCCGGCATGCTCCTGCGGTATTCCATGATCGCCGAACGAACCGCACCGTCCGACGAGGAACTCGAGCGCATCGCGCACCAACTCTTCGTGCCGCTGGTGCACCACCACGCGCCCCTCTGA
- a CDS encoding MDR family MFS transporter: MQERKLEPLGWPMIRLALVIMVGGVTPLIDTTVVNVALHTIGDGFHVGSGAVQWLTTGYLLALAVTVPVTAWASDRFGAKTLWLVGLMLFVVGSGLCAAAWGFGALVAFRVLQGIGAGLMLPVMQTILVRAAGPTKVARVLTVVMLVATIAPIAGPLVGGLIVTSGSWRWVFVINVPLCIAAIALASAYVPHERPQRGRELDLLGVLLLGVGSTILLYALSNAASSGDGAALRAWPPLAVGVVLIGAFAVRSVKLGDRAAIPVRLFAQRSFGIAAGVLFLTGVALYGALFLIPLYFQQERGMTALQAGSILALQGVGSLLTRWVGGVVDKIGAKPIAVIGVLGCSIATTPFAVATSHTGYLLLGAALIVRGGALSAVNIAVSAGAFVDLARPDVPAGSAVVRLVQQLGGSAGTAILATVVAGFAVTASPAGFHAAFLCSLGLTMVAVIPCLLLPTRSRAVGTVAAPSTPSDESVREPGRPR; this comes from the coding sequence ATGCAGGAACGGAAGCTGGAGCCGTTGGGGTGGCCGATGATCCGGCTGGCTCTCGTGATCATGGTCGGAGGCGTCACGCCGTTGATCGATACGACCGTGGTCAACGTCGCCCTGCACACGATCGGCGACGGTTTCCACGTCGGCTCCGGAGCAGTGCAGTGGCTGACGACCGGGTACCTGCTTGCTCTGGCGGTGACGGTGCCGGTGACCGCATGGGCGTCCGACCGCTTCGGTGCGAAGACCCTCTGGCTGGTCGGATTGATGTTGTTCGTCGTCGGATCGGGGCTGTGCGCCGCAGCGTGGGGCTTCGGGGCGCTGGTAGCCTTCCGCGTCCTCCAAGGCATCGGGGCCGGGTTGATGCTGCCGGTGATGCAGACCATCCTGGTGCGTGCGGCTGGGCCCACGAAGGTCGCTCGAGTGCTGACGGTCGTCATGCTCGTGGCCACGATCGCGCCGATCGCCGGACCGTTGGTCGGTGGGCTCATCGTGACCTCCGGCAGCTGGCGCTGGGTGTTCGTGATCAACGTCCCGCTCTGCATCGCCGCCATCGCGCTCGCGTCCGCCTACGTTCCTCACGAGCGACCGCAGCGTGGCAGAGAGCTCGACCTGCTCGGCGTGCTGTTGCTCGGGGTGGGCTCGACGATTCTCCTGTATGCGCTCAGCAACGCCGCTTCGAGCGGCGATGGGGCGGCGCTTCGGGCGTGGCCCCCGCTCGCGGTCGGCGTTGTCCTCATCGGCGCTTTTGCGGTGCGGAGCGTGAAGCTCGGTGACCGCGCCGCGATTCCCGTTCGCCTGTTCGCGCAGCGATCCTTCGGCATCGCCGCCGGTGTGCTGTTCCTCACCGGAGTCGCCCTCTATGGTGCGCTCTTCCTGATCCCGCTGTACTTCCAGCAGGAACGCGGCATGACCGCGTTGCAGGCGGGTTCGATCCTCGCCCTTCAGGGCGTCGGCTCCTTGCTCACCAGGTGGGTCGGCGGCGTCGTTGACAAGATCGGCGCGAAGCCCATCGCCGTCATCGGCGTTCTCGGCTGCTCCATTGCGACCACTCCGTTCGCGGTCGCCACCTCACACACGGGATACTTGCTCCTCGGTGCGGCCCTGATCGTCCGCGGTGGTGCACTCAGCGCGGTCAACATCGCCGTCAGCGCCGGCGCGTTCGTCGACCTCGCCCGGCCGGACGTCCCGGCCGGCTCGGCCGTCGTGCGACTCGTGCAGCAACTCGGCGGCTCTGCCGGTACGGCGATCCTGGCCACCGTGGTGGCGGGGTTCGCCGTCACAGCGTCGCCGGCCGGATTTCATGCTGCATTCCTCTGCAGCCTCGGTCTGACAATGGTCGCCGTCATTCCCTGTCTGCTGCTCCCAACGCGATCCCGCGCGGTCGGGACGGTGGCAGCACCCTCGACCCCGAGTGACGAATCGGTTCGGGAACCAGGGCGACCTCGATGA
- a CDS encoding helix-turn-helix transcriptional regulator: MDNRADIRDFLASRRAKLTPDQVGLPTSGRRRVPGLRREEVAVLAGVSPEWYTRLEKGHIAHVSDDVLDAVATALRLTDIEREHLFNLARAAKPARTPARRTKPKIPASLQRILDSMTGTAAFVRTGRLDIVAANTLGAALYSPVLDTPAHRGNIARFDFLDPRAADYYPDYNGALSVAVALLRTEAGRNPRDPALTELIGELATQSEAFRTRWGAHDVRAHRGGVKTFNHPEVGHLQLAYDSMELVAAPGLILTAYTAEPATPSADNLNLLASWAATERDRATIDDPTRTGAHENR; the protein is encoded by the coding sequence GTGGACAACCGAGCAGACATCCGGGATTTCCTGGCGTCCCGCCGCGCGAAGCTGACGCCCGACCAGGTGGGGCTACCCACCAGCGGCCGTCGCCGCGTTCCCGGGCTGCGCCGTGAAGAGGTCGCCGTACTCGCCGGGGTGAGCCCCGAGTGGTACACCAGGCTGGAGAAGGGCCACATCGCCCACGTCTCCGACGACGTCCTGGACGCAGTGGCCACCGCTCTGCGCCTGACCGACATCGAGCGGGAGCACCTGTTCAACCTCGCGCGTGCCGCCAAACCCGCGAGAACCCCTGCCCGGCGTACCAAGCCCAAGATCCCGGCCAGTCTGCAGCGGATCCTGGACTCGATGACCGGAACCGCCGCGTTCGTGCGCACCGGCCGCCTCGACATCGTCGCGGCGAACACGCTGGGTGCCGCACTGTACTCACCGGTGCTCGACACCCCGGCCCACCGTGGCAACATCGCCCGGTTCGACTTCCTCGACCCCCGGGCAGCCGACTACTACCCCGACTACAACGGTGCCCTCTCCGTGGCGGTCGCGTTGCTCCGCACCGAAGCCGGGCGCAACCCGCGCGACCCTGCCCTGACGGAGCTCATCGGCGAACTCGCCACACAGAGTGAGGCTTTCCGCACCCGCTGGGGGGCCCATGACGTCCGCGCCCACCGGGGCGGTGTCAAGACGTTCAACCATCCCGAGGTCGGACACCTGCAGCTCGCCTACGACTCCATGGAGCTGGTCGCCGCGCCCGGATTGATCCTGACCGCCTACACCGCCGAGCCGGCCACCCCCTCCGCTGACAATCTGAACCTGCTCGCCAGCTGGGCGGCGACCGAGCGTGATCGCGCCACCATCGACGACCCGACGCGCACTGGGGCCCACGAGAACCGCTAG
- a CDS encoding MFS transporter codes for MTDHRARSALLASVLGFFVVTLDAVVVNVTLPTIGTELGGGVTGLQWVVDGYTLMFAALMLTAGSLSDRLGARRAFGAGLVFFVLASVGCGFAPTLGVLIAARFLQGAAAAAIMPASMALIRQAYPEARARGRAVGIWAVGGAIASSSGPVLGGVLTLVDWRLVFFINVPVGVIALLLLTRARPSVPRKVAFDLTGQLTGVLAMGGLTFGAIRAGSEGFADPVVLAAFVLAVLALAGFIRAQRTGAHPMMPLDLFRSRTVVITVVSGFAFMVGYYGLPFVISLFLQQHRGLTALHTGLVFLPMMLIGLLLTPFSARLSERIGRRTVIVAGLLLMTAGLAAVALLPTSAPLWVLALLMVLVGLAGPAVSPPATAILLDAVPQRQAGVASGVFNTSRQIGGALAVAAFGGLLTNPATFVSGVRTSLLLAAAVAAATGVLALFLPTTKEVP; via the coding sequence ATGACCGACCACCGAGCCCGCTCTGCATTACTGGCCTCGGTCCTCGGGTTCTTCGTGGTCACTCTCGACGCAGTCGTCGTGAACGTGACTCTGCCGACCATCGGCACAGAACTGGGTGGCGGAGTGACCGGGCTGCAGTGGGTTGTCGACGGGTACACGTTGATGTTCGCCGCGCTCATGCTCACCGCAGGTTCGCTGTCCGACCGGCTGGGCGCGCGGCGCGCGTTCGGTGCCGGCTTGGTGTTCTTCGTCCTTGCCTCGGTCGGTTGCGGGTTCGCGCCGACCCTCGGGGTGCTCATCGCGGCGCGATTCCTCCAGGGTGCCGCGGCTGCGGCGATCATGCCGGCGTCGATGGCACTGATCCGCCAGGCCTACCCGGAGGCGCGGGCGCGCGGCCGGGCCGTCGGGATCTGGGCGGTCGGCGGCGCGATCGCATCCTCGTCCGGACCCGTGCTGGGCGGTGTGCTCACCCTGGTCGACTGGCGGTTGGTGTTCTTCATCAACGTCCCGGTCGGCGTGATCGCGTTGCTGCTGCTGACGCGCGCCCGCCCGTCGGTGCCGCGGAAGGTCGCGTTCGACCTCACCGGGCAGCTGACCGGAGTGCTCGCCATGGGCGGGCTGACGTTCGGCGCCATCCGAGCCGGGTCCGAGGGCTTCGCTGACCCGGTCGTGCTGGCCGCGTTCGTCCTGGCGGTCCTCGCGCTGGCCGGATTCATCCGGGCCCAGCGGACGGGTGCCCACCCGATGATGCCGCTGGACCTGTTCCGGTCCCGCACGGTGGTCATCACCGTCGTCAGCGGGTTCGCGTTCATGGTCGGGTACTACGGACTCCCGTTCGTGATCAGCCTTTTCCTGCAACAACACCGCGGTCTGACCGCCCTGCACACCGGTCTGGTGTTCCTGCCGATGATGCTCATCGGACTCCTACTCACCCCGTTCTCCGCTCGGCTGAGCGAACGCATCGGCCGCAGGACCGTGATCGTGGCCGGACTGCTCCTGATGACCGCCGGACTCGCAGCAGTCGCGCTGCTGCCCACGAGCGCGCCACTGTGGGTGTTGGCCCTGCTGATGGTGCTGGTCGGGCTGGCCGGCCCCGCCGTGTCGCCGCCGGCGACGGCGATCCTGCTCGATGCGGTTCCCCAGCGGCAAGCCGGTGTCGCGTCCGGTGTTTTCAACACCAGCCGCCAGATCGGTGGAGCGCTGGCCGTCGCCGCGTTCGGCGGCCTGCTCACCAATCCCGCCACCTTCGTGTCCGGGGTTCGGACCAGTCTGCTGCTCGCGGCCGCTGTGGCAGCCGCGACCGGCGTGCTCGCCCTCTTCCTGCCCACCACCAAGGAGGTCCCGTGA
- a CDS encoding DUF2255 family protein, giving the protein MNNLQPAMWDDNSRNLFGDAEEIGISTRRADGTLRPFVPIWVVSVDGTLYVRSYRGVDGAWYRHATRSPVGAIRAHGQQIDVAFAPAGDDVQDAIDAAYRAKYARYGDSYLRPMVATTAVAATLEIHPGN; this is encoded by the coding sequence GTGAACAACCTGCAACCCGCGATGTGGGACGACAACAGCCGCAATCTCTTCGGCGATGCCGAAGAGATCGGGATCAGCACCCGTCGCGCCGACGGCACGCTGCGGCCCTTCGTACCGATCTGGGTGGTCTCCGTCGACGGCACCTTGTACGTGCGGTCCTATCGCGGCGTCGACGGCGCGTGGTACCGGCACGCCACCCGGAGCCCGGTCGGCGCGATCCGTGCGCACGGTCAGCAGATCGACGTCGCGTTCGCACCCGCCGGCGACGACGTGCAGGACGCCATCGACGCGGCATACCGGGCCAAGTACGCCCGCTACGGCGACAGCTACCTGAGACCCATGGTCGCAACAACCGCGGTGGCGGCCACGCTCGAGATTCACCCGGGCAACTGA
- a CDS encoding carboxymuconolactone decarboxylase family protein, producing MTDNETQKSTGWTGGKNAFGDFAPGMVHYTDQVLFDEVWERPELSKRDRSLITVAALVATGKADQLNFHLDYARRNGATEDELKEAILHLSFYTGWPNGMSAMAVAKNIFESKETR from the coding sequence ATGACTGACAACGAAACCCAGAAATCCACCGGCTGGACGGGAGGGAAGAACGCCTTCGGCGACTTCGCGCCCGGAATGGTCCACTACACCGACCAGGTGCTCTTCGACGAGGTCTGGGAACGCCCCGAACTCTCCAAGCGGGACCGCAGCCTGATCACCGTCGCCGCGCTGGTCGCGACCGGCAAGGCCGATCAGCTGAACTTCCACCTCGACTACGCCCGTCGCAACGGAGCCACCGAGGACGAACTCAAGGAGGCGATCCTGCACCTGTCGTTCTACACCGGCTGGCCCAACGGTATGTCCGCCATGGCGGTCGCCAAGAACATCTTCGAAAGCAAGGAGACACGATGA
- a CDS encoding cupin domain-containing protein produces the protein MSDNEFDQIFPLGEPNEAYAQYFIGQSYLAPLAAGSVPVSNVSFEPGCRNNWHIHHGSDGGGDQVLLCTAGSGWFQADGGEPVRMVPGTVIRVPAGTKHWHGATADSWFSHVAFITPGTDVSNEWLEPVTDEVYGRLPQNGDNV, from the coding sequence ATGAGTGACAACGAATTCGACCAGATCTTCCCGCTCGGGGAACCCAACGAGGCCTACGCGCAGTACTTCATCGGCCAGAGCTACCTGGCGCCGCTGGCTGCAGGGAGCGTCCCGGTGAGCAACGTGTCGTTCGAGCCGGGTTGCCGGAACAACTGGCACATCCACCACGGCAGCGACGGCGGTGGTGACCAGGTGCTGCTCTGCACGGCGGGCAGCGGCTGGTTCCAGGCCGACGGTGGGGAGCCGGTCCGCATGGTGCCCGGCACCGTCATCCGCGTCCCGGCCGGTACGAAGCACTGGCACGGCGCGACGGCGGACTCGTGGTTCTCGCACGTCGCCTTCATCACCCCGGGCACGGACGTCAGCAACGAATGGCTCGAACCCGTCACCGACGAGGTGTACGGCCGACTGCCGCAGAACGGAGACAACGTATGA